One Deinococcus ruber DNA window includes the following coding sequences:
- a CDS encoding RNA polymerase sigma factor, with protein sequence MARLHFGDGAALAELYARLGPHVYALCFELLQSREDAEEVLQDTFARLSSGPHLYRPELGSPRAYVYTVARNTALSRLRARKARPTSLDPALVPAERLAAHTQDLDVRSSVHTAMETLPRSDQRLLLDAFFQGLTHPEIATARSMPLGTVKTRLRRALLAMRRRLEDA encoded by the coding sequence ATGGCGCGTCTGCACTTCGGTGACGGCGCGGCGCTGGCCGAACTGTATGCGCGGCTGGGGCCTCACGTCTATGCGCTGTGTTTCGAGCTTCTCCAGAGCCGCGAAGACGCGGAAGAGGTTCTTCAGGACACCTTTGCGCGGCTGAGCAGCGGGCCGCACCTGTACCGCCCGGAACTGGGTTCGCCGCGTGCCTACGTGTACACCGTGGCCCGCAATACGGCGCTGTCACGGCTGCGGGCGCGGAAGGCCAGGCCCACCAGCCTCGATCCGGCTCTGGTGCCCGCCGAACGCCTGGCCGCGCACACCCAGGATCTGGACGTGAGATCGAGCGTGCATACCGCGATGGAGACGCTGCCGAGAAGTGACCAGCGCCTGTTACTCGACGCGTTCTTTCAGGGTCTCACTCATCCGGAAATCGCGACCGCCCGCAGCATGCCGCTGGGCACCGTCAAAACCCGGCTGCGGCGGGCACTGCTGGCGATGCGCCGCCGCCTGGAGGACGCATGA
- a CDS encoding zf-HC2 domain-containing protein produces MNAGPHLNPGPLERYALGLLAPSDAQRIEDHLSSCTACRRALVEQQDALIAAVEALPSPGPLPALRLSEQPLVRPAPPPAQRAIWPLVASLALLVAAFGLGWGQQQSSARQRLEAQQQLVSGWLARADVRALTLTDLKRRPSGRVLIDVGEHQSGTKNGQGLFVLPDAPAGLEYRAWVARDWHLGDPMTLVSRSRSGIFKVALGVNDYLCLSLDRPDAPTTGPQHILGKAFY; encoded by the coding sequence ATGAACGCTGGCCCACACCTGAACCCAGGGCCGCTGGAGCGCTATGCCCTGGGGCTGCTTGCGCCCAGCGACGCGCAGCGCATCGAGGATCATCTGAGCAGCTGCACCGCCTGCCGCCGCGCCCTGGTCGAGCAACAGGACGCGCTGATTGCGGCCGTGGAGGCGTTGCCGTCACCGGGGCCGCTGCCTGCTCTGCGGCTCAGCGAACAGCCACTGGTACGGCCTGCACCGCCACCCGCGCAGCGTGCAATATGGCCGCTGGTGGCCTCGCTAGCCCTCCTGGTTGCCGCATTCGGACTCGGCTGGGGGCAGCAGCAGTCGTCGGCCCGGCAGCGGCTGGAAGCGCAGCAGCAACTGGTCAGCGGCTGGCTGGCCCGCGCCGATGTGCGGGCGCTGACCCTGACCGACCTGAAGCGCCGTCCGAGTGGGCGCGTGCTGATCGATGTCGGGGAGCACCAGAGCGGCACGAAAAACGGACAGGGCCTGTTCGTGTTGCCCGACGCTCCGGCGGGTCTGGAATACCGCGCCTGGGTCGCCCGCGACTGGCACCTCGGCGACCCGATGACCCTGGTCAGCCGCAGCCGCAGCGGAATTTTTAAGGTGGCGCTGGGCGTCAACGATTACCTGTGTCTGAGTCTTGACCGCCCCGACGCCCCCACCACCGGACCTCAGCACATTTTGGGCAAGGCGTTTTATTAG
- a CDS encoding plastocyanin/azurin family copper-binding protein — protein MQKNLLLTLTAGLSLMLAGAPAQAQGAAKPQVVQVKLSEWSMGMEDTKVKGAVQFDVSNVGKFPHVLTIEGKIGGQAFVISSMLLKAGEATSMTVTLPAGTYNVYCPLPGHAARGMVGTLTIE, from the coding sequence ATGCAAAAGAATCTGCTGCTTACGCTGACCGCCGGACTGTCACTGATGCTCGCGGGCGCACCTGCCCAGGCCCAGGGAGCCGCCAAACCGCAGGTCGTTCAGGTCAAGCTCTCGGAATGGAGCATGGGCATGGAAGACACCAAGGTCAAGGGCGCGGTGCAGTTCGACGTGTCGAATGTGGGCAAGTTCCCGCACGTGCTGACCATTGAAGGCAAGATCGGCGGTCAGGCCTTCGTCATCTCCTCGATGCTGCTCAAGGCGGGAGAGGCCACCTCGATGACCGTGACGCTGCCTGCCGGGACATACAACGTGTACTGCCCGCTGCCCGGCCACGCGGCCCGGGGCATGGTCGGCACGCTGACCATCGAATAA